Part of the Fundulus heteroclitus isolate FHET01 chromosome 20, MU-UCD_Fhet_4.1, whole genome shotgun sequence genome, atatttcttcttacacctttttaaatatcttgattaatttagttatttttttctgctttaaacaaTTTAGAGCAGGAGGACTTTAATGTCACAAAAAGTTGGAAAACCTTTGCATTACACTATATTGACCCACAAACGGTttaatttacaagaaaaaaactccAACCCATAATTTGTAGTGCTATTTTATATGTGAGCAGAAAGGTTTCTAATCAATGTATTAGCTTTTTCCTATTTTGCGACTTAAATTCTTTTTATAATACTAAAATTGTACTTGTACATTTTGCAAACTAAAGTacagaataatatttttgttaaatgtaCTGTCAGGTTTGGTGTGTAACTGAACACTGACCTTTTGGCATCTTAGTTAGCTACTTGTTAGCATGCTACATTAGCTTTTCACATTGAGCTAAAAGAGCTAACCAGCATTTAAGACAAAAAACTCACTAGATGTAAAAGATTAAGTCTACTTTCTGTTTACAATGTTCTTCTGTTTATGTTATCTGTTATTAATCAATCCAGTTAATGTTTGTTTAGAAatccaaccttttttttatatctctgtGTCAGTTGGTACACCTAGCTAGTAGCTGTGAGCTAGTTAGTGGTGGCTATTTATGTTCATGGATTaaggttttgatttttgtgtatatttgtaGGCAATATTGAAAATAAAGCCATACTGCTtaattatttcaatatttttctaCAGCTCTTCTCAATTTAGGAACCCTGAACTCTAGATCACCAAACATGTTGGCTAGATTTCATGGGAATTTTCTGGTTTTgggaaactgttttgttttaaaagaaaaatcttaggTCCTACTGTGTCGTGCTGTTTGATTATAAAGCATTTTAATGTAGACACGATTGGACAAATGTTAGCGTAGTGACTTAAATTGACTATGACAAAtcgtattttctgcagtgcCAATGTTATAgctatacattttttataattcacGTTTGtgataatgttttattaaatgtgtgCTGTCAGGTTAAATTTGTAACAACAGGTAAAAAGTTTTTGATATGCTTCCTAATATTAGATGTCAGAGTTAGCTTTAGGCTTGCCCATTGCCGATGTAAAAGACCGCCATAGGCTCCTGACTGCAGCCATCACCTTATAGCAcgagttacaccagcatttaatttccctttgggattaataaagtatttttaaactgaattgaattaaatgagaaactttttgaattatttatttttcaattaattATAGTTTATCTCTAAACCAAGTCTCTTTTTCACTGGCTCACAGTTAGCAGGTTATTGTTGGCTTTCTTGTGTTTGTATGTTAAGTTTATGattttgtgtgtatttgtacAAAAACCCGGTGTgaagtttaaacattttaacccCTGGCTGTGTATTGCGTCAAGGAGATTGGCCTCTAACAAAGACAGCACACAGTCTGAAAACCTCCACAGGGGTGTGAGGTCGTCACGAGTGGGATTTTACACCCTCTGAAAACTATGCTAACAAACGCAGGAAATGGCCAGTTCCCAGAATCAGGAAAAGGAGTATGGTGTGAATACTGAGCTGATTATGGAGAAAGCATCCACGCCAGACAGTCTGACTCAACGACAAGAGACTGCTGTGTGTCAAAAGTGATTTAATAAGTCGCTGCTTTACTCATTCTCCTGAGTCTGCAGCCTTGAGGGTTTAGAGATaagcagagaaaaaaggaggACACCCCACCGGCTGGGCCATCTGCCGCCTCATGACACCCTTGAAGCTTTGGGTAGACTGATGACGCACATAGAGGAATCCCAGGCATCTGagctgcaaatatatatatatatatatatataactgtgACATACAAACACAAATACGGCCCTGTCAGTAAAAACGGACCAAATAATTTCAATTGTGATCTTCCTCTATGGGCATAACAGAAAACAATGGTAGACAGttcttgttgggtttttttttttttctttcttgcctAAATATTCAGCATTGTGTTGACTCTGTCTTGTTAGAAACACCACTGCAGAGTTTTTGGTTCACTGCACTTTGCTGTTGGTCAAGAAATTCAGTCATGAAATGAGGGCTTACTTGCAGATGCTCATTTGGCCCCTTTGGCAATTTGTACCCCTATTTTACATGTAAGAGTTGCCATGTTTActataaaatatgacagattatgctccttgaaacaaaataattcataAAACCATATCAAACATCCCCATGGTGGGTACTAATTGAGGCTGGGTTGgtacaaaaatgtatgtttctattttgtttttaaattgaagATTAGTTTGAAACATAGCTTTGACTTTGTCATATAATATTGCAAATTGGAGATAATGTTGGTAAAACTGAGGTAAATATCTTGCCCAGAACACTTTTCATGGTAAATTATTACCCTGCTTTGGTTTCGCTTGTGATTACAATAGGTGCTGCCCCAGTTCTCATAGATTGTCATTAGTCATGGGCATGACATTTCCACTGTATCAAAACCTTGAATAAATATACACAACTTTCACTGTCTCCTTGAAAAAAACTGAGattgaaaacaaaatgcataaCATGAAACAATAGATTTTAAGTTAAGCAGTATTTAACTATAGTACTGTAATGTTAAAGCAGTGTTGCCTTTAACAGGGCTCTTTGCTTTACTGTGACTGTTTTTATCATAGCTGGACATTTTCAAAGCAAATCAATTGGTCTTTAAGTATGAGAAAAACAACAGTTGCTTTCCTTTTGCCAGCTGCCCGGCAGTTGGCAGCAACAGGTTGGGGAGGGGCAACGCTGCATTATTCTTTGCTttatacagcttgaaaaatagcTTACGCTGACACTTACTCTTAACTTGGCCAGCCAGGCCAATGCTACGCATTATCCATGTTCTGCACATTTTCTCACGTGTTTTTGAAAGCACGAATACCGCGGGAactcatcttgcaggcaagattAACTTTCTCTGGGCTCTCATTAAAAGGAAACCATAGGGAACAGTGTGATGGTAAATCTTTGTCCTATTTAGAACTGTAACTTTTTACAACTTGACTTAAAATCTTATATTCTTAGTTATTTAAAGTCAAATTTTTATTCAAGCATTTTGTTCCACTTTTCTTTGTAGGTGGCTGTAAAATCAATCAGAAAGGAGAAGATCAAGGATGAGCAAGACTTGATTCATATCCGGCGAGAAATCGAGATCATGTCCTCGCTTTGTCATCCCCATATCATAACTATTTACGAAGGTAAGACATTTTATACTAATACTTTTGAAAGTTTAGATTTACTATGTCCCTTTCAGACCTCCCTTCTGTAAGAAAAGTGATGTGTGGAAAAAGGACGTCTGGCTATTAGACCCAGAGGTTAACAGTTTAGTCACAGAGGTGTTTGTGTTGAAGACCCAGTTATACAAGCGCTCATACGCTGTCAAACCCCAGAGGCTCTGCGAGATAATGTGTTTGACTGTTTCGTCCTCCGTCACTAATTGCCTCTTTTGAGATGGCTATTATCAGTGTTTCTTCTTTCCTGTTATAGAAATCTGTAACACAGAATCTTAGTGTCATGATTAAGAAAAGGCTCAtcttctgctctttttttttttttttagtttttgagaaCAAGGACAAAATTGTGATAGTGATGGAGTACGCCAGCCAGGGAGATCTGTACGACTACATCTGCGACAAGAAGAACCTCTCTGAGCGAGAAGCCAGGCACTTCTTCAGGCAAATCGTATCTGCTGTGCACTACTGCCATCAGGTAAGGCTGTTTTACCCCTTAACAACACAATATCAAGCGGTTTGCTGAAGGTGGAATTTTGTTTTAGCCATTTATTTTTGCACCTTCGTGCCTAACTGTGCCGAGACCCAGTAAGGTGTTATAAATTTTCCAGGGGCAGTACCACCTCCAAAGTTACATAATGAGCATTATTCACTGTCATCGTGGAGCTCCGAACAGGGAGGCTGTGAGAACGATGCAGGGGGAAATGAGCAGAGCCAGCGTTCGGGCTGCAGGCCAACTCTCCTGGCGCACACACGCATGGTCTAACAGTTTAACGAGGGTGTGAATGACCAGAGAACCGCTCcctgaaaaacacacaacagtTAGTTGTTTCTGAGGTCCAGACTTGGAGCAGAACGGTGACATTTAGGGTTTACTATATTTTAGTGCAAACAGTCTGCACTTTGGACTGCATTCACAAATGTTACTGTGTTAATTGCCCTGCCGTAGACTGGCAGccatctgttttatttcactttttatggGGTTCTCGTCtcttgttaaatattttatctgcCACGCTTGCATAATGTGAAAAGTCATCTACTTTTACATTTATAGCCTAAAACATAAGCATAAaacattctctttttttatatagttgCATTTgagatgtaaataaatacaaaaacactCTTAAATGCAGCATCCTACAGTTTATTAAACACAGCAGagtgttttttcttccccccttcCTTCAAAGGAAACTAattttagccaaagttattcCCCCCTGCAGAgcgaaggacaaaaaaaaaacatagctgacatacttgaagaaaatgttcagtttgAAAAGAGAGTAAAGAAAATAACCCTTTTAAtgtaatgtaaatattttaatgttacCTGATGTGCAGCATTGAAGGTCAAGCACATTTTTatactgaaaatatttttacatttttaacatcttTGTATTTCCTCCTAGAATGGAATAGTACACAGGGACCTGAAACTGGAGAATATTTTACTAGATGGCAACGGCAACGTGAAGGTATGCACACTGCGTTCACACTCCGGTATTATTCACACACAAGAACTCATGAAAGTTCGGAAGATTTTACCAGCATTTTTGTCTCTTATACCATAAAAAATGGGCAATTTCTTGCATAATTAAGACTTTTTCTTACTTGCGGTGGCTTTTAAAATAGCTTATACTGCTGTCAAATTACCATGTTCTACAATttaactgacaaacaaacaaatcagtAAGAGGGGGAAATTGTAAATTTTAAAAAGGGGAATACCTAGTTGCACAAGTGTGCGAACCCTTTGTTTTATGCActattttattcaaattcagTCTTCTTCTGAGTTTACTCCTCCCATCAAATTAGAGCGAATCTGGCTAGCCATGGTGGCTGAAGGAGCAATCTTCGGTACTATCCTCATGTCTAGTTTTTATTAGTAAAGCGGCAGTGCAAAGgcccatatttttttttatatttttttcactacATTCCGAAAAGGAATGTttagtacaataaaacaaaactggacattaccaaaagagcaaaaaaaacaacaacacagcaacacaTGGGGGATAGTAGCATCATGATTTGGGGTTGCTGAGGTTTCTGTCAGGTATGAACAGTTCCAGATATGAGTCAGTTTGGATACCATGTTAAAGAGGTGCTTTAACATAGTATTAATATTTAAGTGTGTGCACACTTGTGCAACAatgttatttccttttttttttattcatgctttaccccaattgtatttttttgttgactTATACAGGATGTATGTCACTTTAAATGTGGAAAAcgtgttaaaaatatttatatcgGACTCATGTTCATACTTTACAACTTAAACTTTTCCACTTTAACAAAGGTTGTGCACACTTTTGAGATTCGCTGtacatatttctttctttaaataatgTTATCTTGAATAATAAGTCATTTCTGTAATGATATAGCCATTAAATGGTAATATACTGGATATTTGAAGTGATCTTGTGACCTGTTTTTGTTCAGATTGCCGACTTTGGGTTGTCCAACCTCTACCACGGGGATGAATTTCTTCAGACCTTTTGTGGCAGCCCTTTGTACGCTTCCCCAGAGATCGTCAACGGACGGCCGTATCGCGGGCCCGAGGTGGACACCTGGTCTCTGGGCGTGCTGTTGTACACGTTGGTTCATGGTACCATGCCGTTCGATGGACTCAACCACAAAATCCTGGTCCAGCAGATTAGCACAGGAAACTACCGGAAACCAAGCAAACCTTCTGGTATGTCTGAAGCTATTCATTTGCACGTGTAATCTTTCATATCCAAGTCCAACTTGAGCACTGGTCCTACagttgttttccttcttttgctCTCGCAGATGCGTGTGGACTCATTCGCTGGATGCTCATGGTGAATCCCGAGCGCAGGGCTACAATCGAGGAGGTCGCGGGACACTGGTGGCTCAACTGGGGCTACCAGCAGCCTCTGCTCTACGAGAGGACAAACAGTTTGACAGAACAAACCACTTCGCTCGTTTCCTCATCCACGTCAAACCCCACAGGGCTGGCCACTGTCGCTAGCTGGCTGCGCCGTACATCCAGACCTTTACTGGAGAATGGCTCCAAGATGCGCTGCCTGCTCCGCTCGCAGGTCGGCGGAGCCGACGTGGTCCGACAACGCTCCCTGCGAAGGTCTCAAAAGGAGAATAACGTCTCCCAGACAGCTAACGAAGCAAGCACTGACTCTCGGCCCTGTAAGGGTATTCTAAAGAGACGGAATAGCATAAAACAGAAAGCGATAAATGAGAACCCAACCGAGGGTCCGGTGAATTCACAGAACATTTCTAATATCCCTCCTGCTGCGGTGCTGCCTCGTAAAGGCATTCTAAAGAAACCCGTGGAGCAAGAGTCGGGGTATTTCTCTTCTTCGCCCGAACACAGTGACTCTGGCTGGGTGGCGCAAACTAAAGAGTGCCCTTCAGCGCCAACCTACAGGAAGGGCATCCTCAAGCGAAATGGAAAGTTCTCTTCAGGTGGGCTCCAAGAGTTTGGCTCTCTGGATCAGCTGGCAGCTTCTTTACCAAGAGAGGCCAACCGGTCCAGACCAAGCGGGGCCATCAGCGAGGACAGCATTCTGTCCTCGGAGTCCTTCGATCAGCTCGACCTGCCGGACCACGCGAGACCCCCAGCACAAGCGGACAAACCGGCCAAAACTAGCATGAGAGGCAGCGTCTCTGCAGACAATCTGTTGGACATAGCCGAAGACAGGATTCTGGCTGACGGGGTGCTGAGGCCGTGGGACTGTTACGGGTCTGGAGTGGCCGACAGTGCCTTCTCCATCAGCGACTGCGATAATGTGACGGAAAGTTACAAACGGGCCGTGGCCATACGGGGATCTGCAGCAAGCTAAGGATCGGCCTTTCAAAAAGGGGACAGATTGAGATCGTTGAGGACATGATGGCCGAGACGGGGGTTCTGGGAATGCCGGCGCACTCTCCCCATCAGGAAAACTTGAAGAATTACACCGTACCAAAAAAGGGCAGACATGCCCCAAAAGatcagaaaatattttagatgATTAATGAAATTGCATTTAGAaattagacatttttatttaatcaaaacagAGCTAAGGATAAAGTTAACCTACCTACAAAGATTTTGAGGAGATGAGCGCTAAAGCTGAACATTTCAGAGCTCTAATATTCAAATAAGAGTGCCTAATGACTTTGTCTCAAGTTTTAGCCAAAACTATGTTTTGGTGAAGGTATTTCAAGAGGTCgattgggatttttttattttttttaattgtctgaTTATAACAAGTGTTTGATCATGGCCTACCTTCTCACATTTATGACAGTTTATTGCTTTTGATTTACAAAGTCTGTCTTTAATTGCCGTCAGTGTGCGTCTACACAGTTTTGACCCATTTAAAGTTCAGCTTTGTGATCACGACGTAGACGAGTCGGGTTAAATGTTTAGGGTCACTTGTGTGTTGTATCAAACTCCAGATTTCACTTTGTGTGAGCTAATGTTTTGttgaccaaaaaagaaaaatgtgctcGTTTGTTGGGGTGTTTTCAAAACCAGGAAGTGCCAAGATTATGTTTGCCTGTAAGTGAAACCTAAtctcagtgtttttgttttttaatggggttttttaaataacttgtttGGATAATGACTTGAAGAGAAATAATTACCGGGCTCAACAGGTGTAGCCGGTCAAACCTGCTCTTGCCTCCGGTCTTGCACTAATGCAAATGAGCAGAGGGCGTTTTGACCGTGTGAGTGCATGCGGCAGGTTCTAAGAAAGGGCGAGGCTTGTTTGGTCTTTATTTGTGGCACGGGATTGAATAGAAACGTGCGGGTATGTTTCTGCAGCGGAGCATTGACTGCAAGCTAGTCTGCATTCAGCTGTTTAACTTATACAAGGGTAAACTTGAAATGAATAACCATATATGCAGAcgactttttgctttttttaatttatttaaacctAAACATTTTGGACTCCTTGCATATCAGCCTGGCTCTGGACAATATTGTGtatgcttctcttttttttgttgtttttaaaagagcaagAGAGATCTTAGTATCTTATtgtctggttaaaaaaaaaaaaatatatatatacaaagcGCACATGTTGGCTTATTCTATTGGTATTAAATTAGACCTGGCCGAGACATCTCTAAATTTTAAAGCTGCACGTGTATACTGCTGTtagggtaaaaaagaaaaacctttgtcTTTAAATGAATGTGCAGGTTTCGTTTTAGCTCATCGGCAACAGGCCACCTGCACACGTACTCAAGAGATCTTGTTTCAACTGGAAATTATAGGAAAAACAACTCTACAAAGATGGTTTCGCTGAATAGTTTACCATAcgtgagcattttttttttccattttgtcttTTCCCTCTCTTCAGATAAGGTGAAAGGTTGTAGGCTCTGTTCATGCCTTTTATGATGTCTGTGTTTGCCAAAGTTTTTCTGGCTTATCATTGGTTTGTTTGATCTACATTCCTGGGATAAagaaatcaataattaaaaaaaaataatcaaagaacTCAGTTACTGACTGTTTGTGGCccacatgaatgtttttttttttttttttaattggactcattttaagcatagttgTTGAAATCCTGCAGGAACATCATTTTCAACTTATCAACACTGAAGATGAGGTAAAAAGAAACTCAAACATTTGACAGTAGAAAGTACACAAACATTGCTGTCAAGCTTGAAGCGCAGCTTAGTATCACAAGCGTGGATGATAGCTCAGGAAGTTTAATCTGAGTTTTTAGAACAGATTTATTTAACCATATGAATTCAGATTTTCAAAATTCAGAATACTGACAATACTAGATTTAGAAGTTGAGGCACAGATGGGTTTAAGTTGCGCTGCTTTCTGAATTTGGTCTCTTGGTTGTAGTTTCAATCATCTTAATAGTTCATAGCGGGGAGGAATGTTTGAGCTTAATTTCCTGAGACGCTGTAAGATCCTGGATGTCTGCAGGGGTGTTGCTGATCCCTGAACTGTGTGCGTCTTTCCT contains:
- the nuak2 gene encoding NUAK family SNF1-like kinase 2; translated protein: MDASRADCLAPAGPLAPDENASSQLPAKRQAVKRHHHKHNLKHRYEFLETLGKGTYGKVKKAKERSGRLVAVKSIRKEKIKDEQDLIHIRREIEIMSSLCHPHIITIYEVFENKDKIVIVMEYASQGDLYDYICDKKNLSEREARHFFRQIVSAVHYCHQNGIVHRDLKLENILLDGNGNVKIADFGLSNLYHGDEFLQTFCGSPLYASPEIVNGRPYRGPEVDTWSLGVLLYTLVHGTMPFDGLNHKILVQQISTGNYRKPSKPSDACGLIRWMLMVNPERRATIEEVAGHWWLNWGYQQPLLYERTNSLTEQTTSLVSSSTSNPTGLATVASWLRRTSRPLLENGSKMRCLLRSQVGGADVVRQRSLRRSQKENNVSQTANEASTDSRPCKGILKRRNSIKQKAINENPTEGPVNSQNISNIPPAAVLPRKGILKKPVEQESGYFSSSPEHSDSGWVAQTKECPSAPTYRKGILKRNGKFSSGGLQEFGSLDQLAASLPREANRSRPSGAISEDSILSSESFDQLDLPDHARPPAQADKPAKTSMRGSVSADNLLDIAEDRILADGVLRPWDCYGSGVADSAFSISDCDNVTESYKRAVAIRGSAAS